The Couchioplanes caeruleus sequence ATCTTCGGCGCCGGCGCCGGCATGCCGTACTTCTCCACGGACACCGTCACGGCGCAGCGTGCCCTGGAGATCCACGCCGATCTGGTGCTCATGAGCAAGAACGGCGTCGACGGCGTCTACACCGCCGACCCCCGTACGGATCCCGCGGCCCGCAAGATCGACCACATCACCTTCGCCGGCGTCCTCCAGCAGGGCCTGCGGGTGGCCGACCAGGCCGCCTTCAGCCTGTGCGAGGAGAACGGCCTGCCGATGCTCGTCTTCGGTGCCCAGGGTGACGAGACCATCGTCCGCGCGGTCAGCGGCGAGAAGATCGGTACCTTGATCACCACCTGATCCCGCGCCACCCCCACCATCGGATTTTTCAGCAGAAGCAAGGAGGCGACGGAGCGGTGATCGACGAGATCCTCTTCGAGGCCGAAGAAAAGATGGAGAGCGCGGTCGAGCACGCCAAGGAGGAGTTCGCCGCGATCCGTACGGGTCGTGCCACGCCGGCGATGTTCTCCAAGATCGTTGTCGACTACTACGGCGCGCCGACCCCGGTGACCCAGATGGCGTCCGTCGGGGTGCCCGAGCCGCGCATGGTGATCGTGAAGCCCTACGACGCGTCGCAGCTCGGCGCGATCGAGCGCGCGATCCGCGACTCCGACCTCGGGGTGAACCCCAACAACGAGGGCACCCAGTTGCGCATCCACCTGCCGCAGATGACCGAGGAGCGGCGTCGCGAGATGATCAAGGTCGCGCGGCACAAGGCCGAGGAGGGGCGCGTGGCGATCCGCAACGTGCGCCGCAAGGCCAAGGAGCAGCTCGACCGCCTGGTCAAGGACGGCGAGGCCGGTGAGGACGACGGCCGCCGCGCCGAGAAGGAGCTCGACGACGTCACCCACCGCTATGTCGCGGTGGTCGACGAGCTGGTCAAGCACAAGGAAGCCGAGCTGCTCGAGGTCTGATGACGTACCCCGAGCCCCGCGGCGGGCACCCCTCCGGCAGCCGGGCGTCAGGACCCTCCGACGCCCCGCTCAACGCCGGGCATGCACCCGCCGAGCGGCTCGGGCAGGACCGGCATCCCGTCGCCCCGGCCCGGCCGTCCGGCGCGCTGCGGGCGGCCGAGCCGGACTGGGCGGCACCCACGGCCGCGACCTCCACCTCTCAGGCGGAGTGGGAGTTGACCACCGCGGAAGCCGGCCGCCGGGGACCGGGTAAGCGCCGAGCGGGACGAGACGGGAAGCCGGTGCCGGCGAAGCAGAAGGGCAAAGCGGGCCGCAACCTGCCCGCGGCGATCGGCGTCGGCGTGGGCCTCGGCCTGGTCATCCTGCTCTCTCTGGTGATCCGGAAGGAAGCCTTCCTCGGCGTCCTCGTGGTCGTCGCGGGCGTGGGCATCTGGGAGACCGTCCGAGCGCTCAAGGTCGCCGGGGCGCGGCCCCCGCTGGTCCCGCTCTTCGCCGGCGGCATCCTGATGATCGGCCTGGCCTGGTTCTACGGGCCGGACGCGCTCCAACTCGGCCTGCTGGCCACGCTGCTCGCCACCGTCGTCTGGCGCTTCAGCGAGCACAAGGCCGGCTTCCGGCGGGATCTGGCCGCGGCCGCCCTGGTCGCCGTCTACGTGCCGTTCCTGCTCGGCTTCGGCGTGCTGCTCGCCGAGCCGGACGACGGACCCTCGCGCGTGCTGTCCGCGCTGATCGCGGTGATCCTCTCCGACACCGGCGGGTATGCGGCCGGTGTGTTCTTCGGCAAGCACCCGATGGCCCCCACGATCAGCCCCAAGAAGTCCTGGGAGGGCTTCGCCGGCTCGGTGACCGCCGCCGCCGTGGGCAGCGGGCTGTTGCTGTACTTCCTGCTCGACGTCTCGTTCGGGTGGGGTCTGCTGTTCGGTGCCGTGATCTCCGTCGCAGCGGTCACGGGTGATCTCGCCGAGTCGATGCTCAAGCGCGACATCGGGGTCAAGGACATGAGCAACCTGCTGCCGGGCCACGGCGGGCTCATGGACCGGCTCGACTCCATCCTGTTCGCGGTCCCCGCGGCATATCTGCTGCTCTCCCTCATCGCGCCGCCGGGGTAGGCATGTGTACTCGACGTGGGAGACTGGATCCGTCATGACGATTCTTCCGGTCATTCCGACCAGCCCCGACCAGCCCGACGCGGTGTCCACGCGCCGTCGTCCCGCCATGCCCCCGCGCCACCTCGCCGACCTCGACCTGGCCGGGCGCCGGGCCGCCGTGGCCGACCTCGGCGAGCCTGCCTTCCGGGCCAAGCAGCTCTCCACCCACTACTTCGGCCGGCTCGTGCGCGACCCCGCGGCCATGACCGACCTGCCGGCCGCCTCCCGCGACCGTCTCACCGAGGTGCTGCTGCCCACGCTGCTCACCCCGCAGCGGGAGCTGGCCTGTGACGACGGCGCCACCCGCAAAACGCTGTGGAAGCTGCACGACGGCGCCATGGTCGAGAGCGTGCTCATGGGCTACCCCGACCGGGTCACCGCCTGCGTGTCCAGCCAGGCTGGCTGCGGCATGGCGTGCCCGTTCTGCGCCACCGGGCAGGCCGGGCTCACCCGCAACCTGTCCGTGGCCGAGATCGTCGACCAGGTCGTGTATCTCGCGGGCGTGGCCGCCTCGGGCGCGGTCACCGGCTCGCCGCCGCGGCTGTCCCGGGTCGTCTTCATGGGCATGGGCGAGCCGCTGGCGAACTATCCGCGGGTGATCGAGGCCGTGCGCCGCCTCACAGCGCCTGCACCGGAGGGTCTCGGGCTCTCACAACGGCACATCACCGTGTCGACCGTGGGTCTGGTGCCCGCAATGCGCCGGTTGATAGCCGAAGGGCTGTCTGTGACCCTTGCGTTGTCCCTGCACGCCCCCGATGATGATCTGCGCGATGAGCTTGTGCCCGTCAACCAGCGCTGGAAGGTGGCCGAGGTGCTCGATGCCGCGTTCGACTACGCGGCGCAGACCGGTCGTCGGATCTCCATCGAATACGCCCTGATCAGGGACGTAAACGATCAGCCCTGGCGTGCCGACCTGCTCGGCAGGCTGCTGCACGGCAAGCTGGCGCATGTGAACCTGATCCCGCTCAACCCGACGCCGGGCAGCCGGTGGGACGCCAGCCCCAAGCCGGTCGAGCGCGAGTTCGTCCGCCGGCTGCGCGAGGCGGGCGTCGCGACGACGGTCCGCGACACCCGGGGGCGGGAGATCGATGGTGCGTGCGGCCAGTTGGCCGCAAGCGAGCTGACGGTGGTGGACGCAGGGGGCGCCGCCGCCGACGCGGAGGTGGCACGATGACTGGGGCCGGTTCCCAGCGGACGCGAATTTGGGAGACGTTGTGACGAGTCAGGGGCAGCGTTTCCGCCGTCGCGCACTGCGCCGCGGCTACAAGGTGGACGAGGTGGACGCCTTCCTCGACCGGGTCGAGGCGACCCTCGCCGGCGAGCAGGTCGGCGCGCCCGTCGGCGCCCAGGAGGTGCACGACGTCGTCTTCCGCGTGCGTTTCGGCGGCTACGACGAGTGGCAGGTCGACCTGCACCTCGACCGGGTGGAGCGGCAGCTCGCCGAGTTCGAGGACCGGGGTGGCCGTGCCCCGGAGGCCCGCATGCAACCCGAACCGATGCGCGGCGGGGGCATGCCCGCCGACCGGATGGGCCAGTCGCTGGGACGCTCCTCCCCGCCGACCGAGCGGCTGTCCGCCCCGGTCCGCGACGACCGCCAGTTCGCCCGCGAGGACCAGTACGCCCGGGAAGACCAGTACGCCCGCGAGGACCAGTACGCGCGCGAAGACCAGTACGCCCGCGACCCGTACGCGCAGGACGACCGCATGTCGCCGCAGCAGATGCCGCAGCGGCAGCAGATGCCGGCGCCGGACCCGTACGGGCGTTACGACGAGCCGACCGGCTACGGCCAGCAGATGCCGCAGCGGCCGGCCGGGCCGCAGGGCTACGACACGGGCGGTTACGAGCAGTTCGAGCCGGGCCGGCACGGCAAGCCCGACATGACCGCGGAGATCCGCATGCCGGAGCGCGACCGCGGCTTCGGCGGCCCGGCCCCGATGAGCGGCCCGCCGATGAGCGGTCCCCCGATGGGTGGCCCGGCCCCGATGAGCGGCCCGCCCATGAGCGGCCCTCCGATGGGCGGCGGCCCCGGGGGAGGCCCCGGCGGGGGTCCGGGCGGCAGCCCCGAGCTCTACCGCGTCGACCAGCTCCGTCGCACCTTCCAGCCGCGGCGCTTCGGCAGCGGATACGACCCGGCGCAGGTCGACCGCCTCTTCGAGAGCATCATGCAGGCCATGACCGGCCGGGGCCCGATGCCGGTGCCCGAGAACGAGCTCGACACGCTGCAGTTCGGGCTGGTTCCCGGCGGCTACTTCGAGGCCGAGGTCGACGCCGCCCTACGCGAGGTGAAGGACATCCTGCTACACCTGCGGTGAGCCCGCGACAAGCGGTGAGCCGCGAAAAAGGCCCGCCTCCCACCAGGGAGAGCGGGCCTTCGCGCGTCTGCGGAGGCTACTGGTCGTTCGGCTTGAGGCCGTTGCGGCGCAGGACCACGTCGCCCAGCACGATCAGGACCAGCATCGCCGCCGTACCGATGAGCCAGATGTTCTCGGTGTTGCCTTCGTGGTTTCCCCACAGCATCGTCAGCAGGACGACGGCCGTCCCGAGCGCGCCGATCCGGGCCGACTTGCGGTTGCCCGGCTTGAGCTGGTCAGGCGCGTAAACCGGCTCTTCTGCCACGAGGTCCTCCCGAAACGAACGCTTCCCTGGTGGCACACAGTGTCGCACGACGCCTCCGCGCGCGGCTCACCAACCCGTACCCGGTACCTTCGATGCCGTCGGATTTGTGCGAGCCGAGGGAGCGAGAGTGCGGATCACGGGCACTGGGCATGCCAGCATGCGGATCGACACGGGCGCGGGCAGCATCCTGTGCGACCCGTGGGTCAACCCGGCGTATTTCGCGTCGTGGTTCCCGTTCCCGGACAACTCGCTGCTGGACTGGGAGGCGCTGGGCGACGTCGACTACCTCTACGTCTCCCACCTGCACCGGGACCACTTCGACGCCGAGCATCTGAAGCGGTTCATCAGCAAGAAAGCCACGGTCCTCCTCCCGGAGTATCCGACCAGCCAGCTCGAGGACGAGCTGCGTGACCTCGGCTTCACCAGCTTCCTGAGGACCAGGAGCGACGAGGTGCATGAGCTCGACGGCGGCCTCAAGGTCATGATCCAGGCGCTGATCAGCCCTACCGACGGCCCCATCGGCGACTCCTCCCTCTGGGTGGAATACGACGGTGTCCGCCTGCTCAACCAGAACGACGCCCGGCCGTCCGACCTCTCCCGCTTCGCCGAGCTGGGCCACGTGCACGCGCACATGCTCCAGTTCTCCGGCGCGATCTGGTATCCGATGGTCTACGAGCTGCCCACCGCCGCGAAGACGGCCTTCGGCAAGCAGAAGCGCGACCGGCAGTTCGACCGCACCTGGCGCTACATCGACGACCTGAAGGCCGACCACGTCTTCCCTATCGCCGGCCCGCCGTGCTTCCTCGACGACGAGCTGTGGCAGTTCAACGACATCTTCGGCGACGAGGGGAACATCTTCCCCGACCAGTCGGTGTTCATGAGCGAGTACGCGAAGGTCGGCGGCACCAACGGCGTCGTGCTGCTCCCGGGCAGCGCTTCGGAGGTCACCGCCACGGGCGACATCACGACCACCCACCCCACCGACGTCGACGAGTTCTTCGCGAACAAGAAGGCGCACCTCGAGGAGATGCGCGAGCGCAAGGCGCCGATCATCGCCGCCGAGAAGGCCTCCTGGCGGCACCCCGAGATCGACGTGCTGGGCGAGCTGAAGAAGCGCATCGAGCCGCTGCTCGAGGAGTCCATCTACCTGGCCAAGGGCGTCGGCGGCCCGGTCCGCTTCGACCTGGTCAGCTACGACGGCGACGCGGTCGAGTCGATCGTCGTGGACTTCCCCGGCAAGCAGGTCCGCGCGTACGCCGACGAGAAGGTCCGCTACCGCTTCCGCACCCAGCGCGAGCTGATCGAGCACCTCATCTTCATCGACGAGGGCGACTGGGTGAACTCCCTCTTCCTGAGCTGCCGCTTCTCCGCCGCCCGCATCGGGCAGTACAACGAGTTCGTCTACGCGTTCTTCAAGTGCCTCAGCGAGGAGCGACTGCAGTACGCCGAGGGCTGGTATGACGAGCACGAGAAGGCCGTCGAGGCGGAGGACACCCA is a genomic window containing:
- the frr gene encoding ribosome recycling factor, producing the protein MIDEILFEAEEKMESAVEHAKEEFAAIRTGRATPAMFSKIVVDYYGAPTPVTQMASVGVPEPRMVIVKPYDASQLGAIERAIRDSDLGVNPNNEGTQLRIHLPQMTEERRREMIKVARHKAEEGRVAIRNVRRKAKEQLDRLVKDGEAGEDDGRRAEKELDDVTHRYVAVVDELVKHKEAELLEV
- a CDS encoding phosphatidate cytidylyltransferase, which translates into the protein MTYPEPRGGHPSGSRASGPSDAPLNAGHAPAERLGQDRHPVAPARPSGALRAAEPDWAAPTAATSTSQAEWELTTAEAGRRGPGKRRAGRDGKPVPAKQKGKAGRNLPAAIGVGVGLGLVILLSLVIRKEAFLGVLVVVAGVGIWETVRALKVAGARPPLVPLFAGGILMIGLAWFYGPDALQLGLLATLLATVVWRFSEHKAGFRRDLAAAALVAVYVPFLLGFGVLLAEPDDGPSRVLSALIAVILSDTGGYAAGVFFGKHPMAPTISPKKSWEGFAGSVTAAAVGSGLLLYFLLDVSFGWGLLFGAVISVAAVTGDLAESMLKRDIGVKDMSNLLPGHGGLMDRLDSILFAVPAAYLLLSLIAPPG
- the rlmN gene encoding 23S rRNA (adenine(2503)-C(2))-methyltransferase RlmN: MTILPVIPTSPDQPDAVSTRRRPAMPPRHLADLDLAGRRAAVADLGEPAFRAKQLSTHYFGRLVRDPAAMTDLPAASRDRLTEVLLPTLLTPQRELACDDGATRKTLWKLHDGAMVESVLMGYPDRVTACVSSQAGCGMACPFCATGQAGLTRNLSVAEIVDQVVYLAGVAASGAVTGSPPRLSRVVFMGMGEPLANYPRVIEAVRRLTAPAPEGLGLSQRHITVSTVGLVPAMRRLIAEGLSVTLALSLHAPDDDLRDELVPVNQRWKVAEVLDAAFDYAAQTGRRISIEYALIRDVNDQPWRADLLGRLLHGKLAHVNLIPLNPTPGSRWDASPKPVEREFVRRLREAGVATTVRDTRGREIDGACGQLAASELTVVDAGGAAADAEVAR
- a CDS encoding DivIVA domain-containing protein, translated to MTSQGQRFRRRALRRGYKVDEVDAFLDRVEATLAGEQVGAPVGAQEVHDVVFRVRFGGYDEWQVDLHLDRVERQLAEFEDRGGRAPEARMQPEPMRGGGMPADRMGQSLGRSSPPTERLSAPVRDDRQFAREDQYAREDQYAREDQYAREDQYARDPYAQDDRMSPQQMPQRQQMPAPDPYGRYDEPTGYGQQMPQRPAGPQGYDTGGYEQFEPGRHGKPDMTAEIRMPERDRGFGGPAPMSGPPMSGPPMGGPAPMSGPPMSGPPMGGGPGGGPGGGPGGSPELYRVDQLRRTFQPRRFGSGYDPAQVDRLFESIMQAMTGRGPMPVPENELDTLQFGLVPGGYFEAEVDAALREVKDILLHLR
- a CDS encoding DUF2631 domain-containing protein: MAEEPVYAPDQLKPGNRKSARIGALGTAVVLLTMLWGNHEGNTENIWLIGTAAMLVLIVLGDVVLRRNGLKPNDQ
- a CDS encoding Rieske 2Fe-2S domain-containing protein → MTGTGHASMRIDTGAGSILCDPWVNPAYFASWFPFPDNSLLDWEALGDVDYLYVSHLHRDHFDAEHLKRFISKKATVLLPEYPTSQLEDELRDLGFTSFLRTRSDEVHELDGGLKVMIQALISPTDGPIGDSSLWVEYDGVRLLNQNDARPSDLSRFAELGHVHAHMLQFSGAIWYPMVYELPTAAKTAFGKQKRDRQFDRTWRYIDDLKADHVFPIAGPPCFLDDELWQFNDIFGDEGNIFPDQSVFMSEYAKVGGTNGVVLLPGSASEVTATGDITTTHPTDVDEFFANKKAHLEEMRERKAPIIAAEKASWRHPEIDVLGELKKRIEPLLEESIYLAKGVGGPVRFDLVSYDGDAVESIVVDFPGKQVRAYADEKVRYRFRTQRELIEHLIFIDEGDWVNSLFLSCRFSAARIGQYNEFVYAFFKCLSEERLQYAEGWYDEHEKAVEAEDTHLGEWTVQRRCPHLKADLSRFGIVEGNVLTCQLHGWKFDLPSGKCLTSVGHKIRAEKTGS